In the Fusarium falciforme chromosome 6, complete sequence genome, CCTTCCTTTCCCGCAGTTCTTTCTCTGGTCAGGGCAAAAATTCCCAACAACCCTCGCTCCCCTTCCACGACATTCTCTCCCATCACCTCCCCAACCTGATTCCCCTCCGAGAttttcttccctctcccaccCACCCTCACCCTCCCTCACCCACACAtcaaacatcaacaacatcttCCTGGTTCACCATACCCGCATGGGAGTGAACCCGGGATCTTTGTTTCTTTGATCTTGATCGTatatctctttctctctcagCTTCCTTTCGGAAGCATTGCATACAGCAACACCTGCTCTTTGATCTAGCACTTGGTCATTTTGTTCACATCTCGTACCACCGCGAACCAAGGCAACATGGCTCATCGCCGTGATCCCGCCTTCGAGAAGGCCATCTCGCCTCCTTCGGACAATGGCCCAGTTGATTCGTTCCAGGTGTCCCCGACTTCGTCTCAGGACACTCACGTCGCCATGTACTCCACCGACGAGGGAGCTTCCAGCgctgccaagggcaagggtcGTGCCGTCGACGCCCCCAACGGCTTCGCTGGTGTTTCTTCCGGTGCCGCTACTGTTCGAACTCGTATCTACCCTCACGTCGAAGAGGATCCCTTCGCGGGACCGTCGACCGTCTCCGGCCAGTCTAACAACGCCGGTCTTTCGCCCATGGCCTCGGCTTTTCAGCCCACTCCCGCCTTTCAGCAGAACGATGGAGTCGCCGATTTTCTCAGCACTGACCTGGGAATCTCTCGCCTGATCGAGGTCTCCGGTGATGGTGTCACCGTCACCGTGGCTGAAGTCGGAAACTTCGTCACCGTAAGTGCCATCTCCTGCCGACCGAGTGAACGAAGAATCTAACAAACCGccagggcaaggccaagaatgaTGGAGTCCAGCTTCATGGCGGTCGAACTCTGTCCACTACTGATTGCAAGGTGTATATCAGTTTTGAGGACCTCCGCGACGCTGGCTGGGCCTCTACCGTGCTACGACAGAAGCACGGATGGATCAACGGTTTTCTTCACGGAAACATGACCGAGGTTAGTCTTCTCACCGAATGGCTTCATTTGATAATAAGCTAACATAGTCTCTTAGAACGGCTACGAATATGCCGGCGATCAGCGACTGACCCACCTGGGTCAAGTTGCCATTTTTGCTTCGCCCCCATTCGGTGCTGTCGCCGACCCTATCCAGGTTGTTGAGGTAGCCAAGGCCATCCTGAACTCGCATGGCCAGCTGTTTGGACTCGTCAAGCAGCTCGGGTATGGTGATGGATCTTTCCGAGCAATCGGCCAGTTTTGCAAGGTCGCGGACGCCATCAACGCCGTTCGAGTTTTCAACGGTGTCACTCCGCACGTAAGTATTCCTTTCATCCCAAGGATTCAAAACATGCAGACGATATCTGACGCTGCTTCCCAGGGGCTCCACCTGGAGGTTACCGCTCCTATCGGGCCCAGCAATGCCAAGGCAACTGGTGGAAACGATCCCGCCATGCATGGACTCGCTCTTGTCCATGTCGCCAACCGCCAGCAGGGAGCTGGAGGTGGAAACCGCCCTGTTCATGCTCCTTACCTCATCCCATCCGCTCCGGCCAGCATGCAGTATGGGATGCAGGGCATGCACCTTGTCGGTCCTGTTTACCAGGCTCCGCCCTCTCCTGCTATGACCTCTCGCCATGGTGCTAACATCCACTCGCCTTCCCGTTACCGCAACGGTAACCATTTTAACTATCACCATGCCTATCACAATGGCATGCTCACGCGATGGGATCCTCGTCGGCAGCCTCGTCCTCACCGCACAGGTCGAAATGctaacaacaacaaccacgtTGACCTGCAGGAAGTCATCTCGGGCCGTGACTGTCGCACGACTGTAAGTTTTACACTCCCTTGCGGACTGCCTTTGATACTGATTTGCAAATAGATTATGCTGCGAAACATTCCCAACAAGGTTGATCAGCCCATGCTCAAGCGTTTTGTTGATGAGTCGAGCTTTGGCAAGTACGACTTCATGTACTTGCGCATTGATTTTGCCAACGACTGCAAGTAAGTTACTTCTGTTTTGTGGACATGATCAGTGCTGATTCTTTTACTAGCGTTGGCTACGCCTTTATCAACTTTGCGAAGGTATGCCCCGACACATTCCACTCTTCTTCAAGTTCCATGCTGACCACTTTAGGCGGAATACATCATCCCCGTATGTCAAACATCGATGATGGAGCTTACGTGCATGCACAACTGACTTAGTGACGCAGTTTGTTGAGCATCGTGCTAACAAGCGCTGGTAAGTAACGGATTTGGGAGCCTGGCTCTATCATATCTAACCACACCATAGGAACTTGTTTCGTTCCGACAAGGTGGCTGAGGTCTCTTATGCCAGTAAGTTTACTCTCTCCTTGACGAAGCGGCAGCAACTGACACGAATTAGCAATTCAGGGGAAGGACTGTTTGGTCCAAAAGTTTCGTAACTCCTCCGTGATGCTGGAGGCGGAACATTATCGCCCCAAGGTAAATTGTTTCCTCGGCCCTTCTCTGTTCCTTATCTAACGTGCCCAGTTGTTCTACACGGATCATTGCGAGGACCAGCAGTTGATTGGCCGTGAGGAGCCGTTCCCCGGTCCCGACAACCACTCGAAGATGAAGCGATCTTGCGAGAATGCTGAGCATGTTGGTAAGTACTTTTCAAACCCAGTCTTGTTTCATATGCTGACTCCGCTTGCCGCAGGGCTCTTCACTCCCAACGCTGGCCAGCACTACCGCGACGAGcagcgccgccgccgctcgCAGTACGACCGGGGCACACGTCTCGCagtcttggaggagatgcATGAGACTACCATCGGGCCTTACTATGCCCGTGACCTCAACATGCGCCGTTGAGGCTTGGATCACATcactcttcctcttcagaaGTCATTTTGATTTTTGATTTTTTTCAAAAGTCATTTTGCTCCTTGAGTGGTCGTTGAGGCACATTGGCACTACGCCCATTGGCTTGACGCGCAGAATTCGATTTCAGAGGCTTTTCCAGGGGTTTGAAGGCTATGGCCTGGTCTGCATTATCTCGGTTGGTCGTCTCGAATAGTCACAGGAAGAAATAGCTCTTCGTAGCTACATGGAATCAATGATATGGATCAACAAAAGTTTGGCAGTGATGCATGTGTGCGCGTGGTGCTTGGCAGCTGGCGTCCCTGTCACATCACTGCGAAGCATGTCACGTTGTGGAAAAGTACTTCTAACCATCTAGTAGCCGAAGAAAATGCGCCATTACTATCTATGCGGCCAGCCGCGATTTATGGGGATGAGGGATTCTCAGGTAAAGCAGGTAAGGGTTTACGTGAGTTGTTTGGATGCATGGCAGGGGAGCGGCGGAGGATAGTAGGCTGGGTTTTATGAGACGAGAGAGAAGCATCCGTCGAAGATGTATAACCATCAACAGGCCCGGGTGTTGGAGGCGGCGAGAGCTGCTCACATTCGAGACGAGAGTCGTCGACGAACGAAGTGCGACGACGAAGATCAGCAGAAGGCACGTCTCCAGCTGATGACGACAGGGGAGTGTAGTCTCTTCTCGACCGAGGCGTCAACAGAGACGGATCCTCTCCATCGGTATCGTATGAATTCCCATACAGAGCGCGAACACGACCTGGCGACGAGGCTGAGGCGTCATACGAGGCCAAGCTGGCCTGGTCCATGAAGGGCGCGAGGTAAGGGAGGGACACACCCCgagagaagatgacgagTAACAGGCACGACAGAAGAAGCACGGCTTGCACTATGGCCATGCGCTTCTGGAAGACGACCTCGTCGGCGAGAAGGTTCAGACGGGTGCTGAGAGCAACGATCTCGCGGTTGGACTGCTCGCGCTGGCTTTCCAGTGCGATGACGGTAGACTGCCATATTTGGTCGTACTGCTCGCGTACGGACCGCAGCTCGGCGAGGACGGTCTggttgaggttgtcaagAAATAGGGTCGCTTTGGAGATTTGCTTTTGCTCCGTGCGATGGAGGGTGTCGGACATGTGGCGGGCCTGATCCTCGACGTACTTGAGGGAGAGTGTGAGGTTGGATTCGACTTGGTGGAGACGCTTGGAGATGGCTTTGAAAAAGCCTTCCTGAACAGTGGGTGATGCGGGAGAATTCGATGTCGTGGCGGTTGTACGGTTTTTGGGGTTGGCTGTGTTTGCTGGTGAGGGTTTTGCGATGGATGTGGAGGCCGAACTAGAGGTCGAGGTGGACGAGGTTGAAGCTGTCTTGGCGCTTGTTGCTGGAGCTGTCGAGTTTGAGCCGGTGCTAGCACTCGacgaggagatggaagaag is a window encoding:
- a CDS encoding RRM domain-containing protein; the encoded protein is MAHRRDPAFEKAISPPSDNGPVDSFQVSPTSSQDTHVAMYSTDEGASSAAKGKGRAVDAPNGFAGVSSGAATVRTRIYPHVEEDPFAGPSTVSGQSNNAGLSPMASAFQPTPAFQQNDGVADFLSTDLGISRLIEVSGDGVTVTVAEVGNFVTGKAKNDGVQLHGGRTLSTTDCKVYISFEDLRDAGWASTVLRQKHGWINGFLHGNMTENGYEYAGDQRLTHLGQVAIFASPPFGAVADPIQVVEVAKAILNSHGQLFGLVKQLGYGDGSFRAIGQFCKVADAINAVRVFNGVTPHGLHLEVTAPIGPSNAKATGGNDPAMHGLALVHVANRQQGAGGGNRPVHAPYLIPSAPASMQYGMQGMHLVGPVYQAPPSPAMTSRHGANIHSPSRYRNGNHFNYHHAYHNGMLTRWDPRRQPRPHRTGRNANNNNHVDLQEVISGRDCRTTIMLRNIPNKVDQPMLKRFVDESSFGKYDFMYLRIDFANDCNVGYAFINFAKAEYIIPFVEHRANKRWNLFRSDKVAEVSYATIQGKDCLVQKFRNSSVMLEAEHYRPKLFYTDHCEDQQLIGREEPFPGPDNHSKMKRSCENAEHVGLFTPNAGQHYRDEQRRRRSQYDRGTRLAVLEEMHETTIGPYYARDLNMRR